Proteins from one Bradyrhizobium amphicarpaeae genomic window:
- a CDS encoding YcjF family protein: protein MNDRSKPRRPATFRLDDPGVVVTEADETTRLSRATIQITPEPDPAMLPVPIAAALPARRGFPWGTLFWSGLGGLTLLGTGLGVVHLIEDLFARSEALGYVGLAFALVTALALAVVIGREAFGLARLATIEKLHERAASVLASDDRKESRVIVQDLLKIAHQNPQLARARAALESHTGEIIDGADMIRLAERELMSPLDAEARRLVSSAAQKVSIVTAVSPRAAIDVLFVLVAALRLIRQLAFLYGGRPGALGMIRLLRHVIAHLAITGGMAASDSLVQQMLGHGIAAKLSQRLGEGVLNGLLTARLGLAAIDVTRPLPFAALPPPKLSDLATDLLRKKDGEE from the coding sequence ATGAACGACCGATCGAAGCCACGGCGGCCGGCGACGTTCCGGCTCGACGATCCCGGCGTCGTCGTCACCGAAGCCGACGAGACGACGCGGCTCAGCCGCGCCACGATCCAGATCACGCCGGAGCCGGATCCGGCGATGCTGCCGGTGCCGATCGCGGCCGCGCTGCCGGCGCGGCGCGGTTTTCCCTGGGGCACGCTGTTCTGGTCCGGCCTCGGCGGATTGACCCTGCTCGGCACCGGGCTCGGCGTGGTCCATCTGATCGAGGACCTGTTCGCGCGCAGCGAGGCACTCGGCTATGTCGGCCTCGCTTTTGCCTTGGTCACCGCGCTGGCGCTGGCCGTCGTGATCGGACGCGAGGCGTTCGGCCTCGCGCGCCTTGCGACGATCGAGAAACTGCATGAGCGCGCGGCATCGGTGCTTGCCAGCGACGACCGCAAGGAAAGCCGCGTCATCGTACAGGATCTGCTCAAGATCGCACACCAGAACCCGCAGCTCGCGCGCGCCCGCGCGGCCTTGGAGAGCCACACCGGCGAGATCATCGACGGCGCCGACATGATCCGGCTCGCCGAGCGCGAGCTGATGTCGCCGCTGGATGCGGAGGCGCGGCGGCTGGTGTCGTCGGCGGCGCAAAAGGTTTCGATCGTGACCGCGGTGAGCCCACGTGCCGCGATCGACGTGCTGTTCGTGCTGGTCGCCGCACTGCGCCTGATCCGCCAGCTCGCCTTTCTCTATGGCGGCCGCCCCGGCGCGCTCGGCATGATCCGCCTGCTCCGCCACGTCATCGCCCATCTCGCCATCACCGGCGGCATGGCCGCGAGCGACAGCCTGGTGCAGCAGATGCTCGGCCACGGCATCGCGGCAAAGCTGTCGCAGCGGCTCGGCGAAGGCGTGCTGAACGGATTGCTGACGGCACGGCTGGGATTGGCGGCGATCGACGTCACAAGGCCGCTGCCGTTTGCGGCATTGCCGCCGCCCAAGCTGTCGGATCTCGCGACGGATCTGCTACGGAAGAAGGACGGGGAGGAGTAG
- a CDS encoding YcjX family protein produces the protein MAFSFQDMVEEARLSAQALIDYGEHFFNPTVRLGVTGLSRAGKTVFITALIHGLTRGGRFPVFDAYASGRIARAHLAPQPDDAVPRFAYESHLRALVEERHWPSSTVDISELRLVIDYQRPNGADRTLTLDIVDYPGEWLLDLPLLQKSFEQWSAESLALSREAPRAHLASEWHAHLATLEPEARQDEQATLTAAKLFTDYLRACRDERFAMSLLPPGRFLMPGNLAGSPALTFAPLDVPVGGQAPEGSLWAMMVRRFEAYKDVVVRPFFRDHFARLDRQIVLADALSAFNSGPEALHDLEAALAGILDCFNIGRSTILSSLFRPRIDRILFAATKADHLHHSSHDRLEAVLRRAVSGAVARAENTGALIDVVALAAVRATREAQVAHGRDKLPSILGTPAAGESAGGEFFDGNTEVATFPGDLPLDPEPLFNGNAAFRGLSTLAAEKSDFRFLRFRPPKLEREGTSEPTLPHIRLDRALQFLIGDKLA, from the coding sequence ATGGCATTCAGTTTCCAGGACATGGTCGAAGAAGCGCGGCTGTCCGCGCAGGCGCTGATCGACTATGGCGAGCACTTCTTCAATCCGACGGTGCGGTTAGGCGTTACCGGCCTGTCGCGGGCCGGCAAGACCGTGTTCATCACCGCGCTGATCCACGGCCTGACCCGCGGCGGCCGGTTTCCGGTGTTCGACGCCTATGCCTCGGGCCGGATCGCGCGGGCGCATCTGGCACCGCAGCCCGACGACGCCGTGCCGCGGTTCGCCTATGAGAGCCATCTGCGCGCGCTGGTCGAGGAGCGGCATTGGCCGAGCTCGACCGTCGACATCAGCGAGCTCAGGCTCGTCATCGACTATCAGCGGCCGAACGGCGCCGACCGCACGCTGACGCTCGACATCGTCGACTATCCCGGCGAGTGGCTGCTCGACCTGCCGCTGCTTCAGAAGAGTTTCGAGCAATGGTCGGCGGAGAGTCTGGCCTTGTCGCGCGAGGCGCCACGAGCGCATCTCGCGAGCGAATGGCACGCGCATCTGGCAACGCTCGAGCCCGAGGCACGCCAGGACGAGCAAGCAACGCTCACCGCGGCAAAGCTCTTCACCGACTATTTGCGCGCCTGCCGCGACGAGCGCTTCGCGATGAGCCTGTTGCCGCCCGGCCGCTTCCTGATGCCCGGCAATCTCGCAGGCTCGCCGGCGCTGACCTTCGCGCCGCTCGACGTGCCCGTTGGCGGGCAGGCACCGGAGGGATCGCTGTGGGCGATGATGGTGCGCCGCTTCGAGGCCTACAAGGACGTCGTGGTGCGGCCGTTCTTCAGGGATCATTTCGCCCGGCTCGATCGCCAGATCGTGCTGGCCGACGCGCTGTCCGCGTTCAACTCCGGCCCCGAGGCGCTGCACGATCTCGAAGCAGCACTGGCCGGCATTCTCGATTGCTTCAACATCGGCCGCAGCACGATCCTCTCCAGCCTGTTTCGCCCGCGCATCGACCGCATCCTGTTCGCGGCGACCAAGGCCGACCATCTGCATCATTCCAGCCACGACCGGCTCGAAGCGGTGCTGCGCCGCGCGGTCTCGGGCGCCGTTGCGCGCGCGGAAAACACCGGCGCTTTGATCGACGTGGTGGCGCTCGCTGCGGTGCGCGCCACGCGAGAAGCTCAGGTCGCGCATGGCCGCGACAAATTGCCGTCGATCCTGGGAACACCGGCCGCGGGCGAGAGCGCCGGCGGCGAGTTCTTCGACGGCAACACGGAAGTGGCGACCTTTCCGGGCGATCTGCCGCTGGATCCCGAGCCGCTGTTCAACGGCAATGCCGCGTTCCGCGGCCTCTCGACGCTGGCCGCGGAGAAGAGCGATTTCCGCTTCCTGCGCTTCCGCCCGCCCAAGCTCGAGCGTGAGGGAACGAGCGAGCCGACGCTGCCTCACATCCGCCTCGACCGTGCCTTGCAGTTCCTGATCGGAGACAAGCTCGCATGA
- the trhA gene encoding PAQR family membrane homeostasis protein TrhA, which produces MTVFHLKEFASSSVHAAADAIGWNYDRAELIADGIIHAIGVLSGIIAATVLVVLAAVYADTTDIVGVSIYVAGLLSMLVLSATYNLWPVSPVKWLLRRFDHSAIYLLIAATYTPFILELKDSGFALALLVCVWCVAILGIVLKLRCPGRFDRVAVGIYLAMGWSGVMLYDAVVKALPALVLGFILAGGLLYSFGVIFHAWRRLRFQNAIWHGFVLAGAACHYTAVLDLVLS; this is translated from the coding sequence ATGACCGTCTTCCACCTGAAAGAGTTCGCATCCAGCTCCGTCCACGCCGCCGCGGATGCGATCGGCTGGAACTACGACCGCGCCGAGCTGATCGCCGACGGCATCATCCACGCGATTGGTGTGCTGTCCGGGATCATCGCCGCCACCGTCCTCGTGGTGCTTGCGGCGGTCTATGCCGACACGACCGATATCGTCGGCGTTTCGATCTACGTCGCCGGCCTGCTCTCGATGCTGGTGCTGTCGGCGACCTATAATCTCTGGCCGGTCTCGCCGGTCAAATGGCTGCTGCGGCGGTTCGACCATTCGGCGATCTACCTGCTGATCGCCGCGACCTATACGCCGTTCATCCTGGAGCTGAAGGACAGCGGATTCGCGCTGGCGCTGCTCGTCTGCGTCTGGTGCGTGGCAATTTTAGGCATCGTGCTGAAGCTTCGCTGTCCCGGCCGGTTCGACCGCGTCGCGGTCGGCATCTATCTCGCGATGGGCTGGAGCGGCGTGATGCTCTACGACGCCGTGGTCAAGGCGCTGCCCGCGCTGGTGCTGGGCTTCATCCTCGCGGGCGGCCTGCTCTACAGCTTCGGCGTGATCTTCCACGCCTGGCGGCGGCTGCGCTTCCAGAACGCGATCTGGCACGGCTTTGTCTTGGCCGGCGCGGCATGCCATTATACCGCGGTGCTCGACCTCGTGTTGAGCTGA